The Mycolicibacterium aichiense region GCCGCAACGGTGTTCCGCATCCGCACAGCGCCGCCGAGATCGACGAGACAGCCTGGATGCGCCAGCTTCTGGACTGGCAGCGAGAAGCCGCGGACCCCGGGGAGTTCCTGGAGTCCCTGCGGTACGACCTCGCCGTACAGGAGATCTTCGTGTTCACCCCGAAGGGCGACGTGGTCACCCTGCCGGCGGGATCGACGCCGGTGGACTTCGCCTACGCGGTGCACACCGAAGTCGGCCACCGCTGCATCGGGGCTCGGGTCGACGGCCGCCTGGTGGCGCTGGAACGCAAGCTCGAAAACGGGGAGCGGGTGGAGGTTTTCACCTCCAAGGCGCCCAACGCCGGCCCCTCGCGCGACTGGCAGGGCTTCGTGGTGTCACCGCGGGCAAAGGCCAAGATCCGGCAATGGTTCGCCAAGGAGCGTCGCGACGAGGCGCTGGAGGCCGGCAAGGACTCGATCGCACGCGAGGTGCGCCGCGGCGGGCTGCCATTGCAGAAATTGGTCAACGGTGAGGCGATGGCGGCCCTGGCCCAGGAGTTGCGGTATGCCGACGTCTCCGCCCTGTACACGGCGGTCGGGGAGGGGCACGTCTCACCACGGCACGTTGTCCAGCGGCTGGTGGCGCAACTCGGCGGCGCCGAGAGTGCCGAGGACGAACTGGCCGAGCGCTCCACGCCCGCGACCATGCCGGTGCGTCAGCGCAGCAGCGACGACACCGGGGTTGCCGTGCCTGGTGCGACCGGTGTGCTGACCAAGCTGGCCAAGTGCTGCACTCCGGTTCCCGGCGACAACATCATGGGCTTCGTCACCCGGGGTGGCGGTGTCAGCGTGCACCGCACCGACTGCACCAATGCCGCATCCCTGCAACAACAGTCGGAACGCATCATCGAGGTGACTTGGGCGCCGTCACCGACGTCGGTGTTCCTGGTCGCGATTCAGGTCGAGGCCCTTGATCGGCACCGGCTGCTCTCCGATGTCACGAGGGTGCTGGCCGACGAACGCGTCAACATCCTGTCGGCGTCGGTCACCACATCGAACGATCGAGTTGCGGTGAGCCGCTTCACGTTCGAGATGGGTGATCCCAAGCATCTCGGTCACGTGCTCAACGCGGTCCGCAATATCGAGGGTGTCTACGACGTGTACCGGGTGACGAGCGCGGCCTGATCGGTCTAGCGGCCGCTTACGGCCCGCCGTTGACGTACCAGGACAGGCAGCCGGGATGGTCGTGGCAGGCGATGATCGCGGTGGCATCCGGCGCGGCACCGCGCACGTGCGGCTGAGTCGAGGGCAGGCTGCAACTCTTCAGGTAGGGATTCCACGGGATCACGCCGTCGTAGCAGCCCTGCGCGACGGGCGTGGCCTGACTCGACGGGGTGCCGAGCAGCGCGGTGGGCGCGAGTAGGAAGGCGGCCGCGGCCAGCGCGCCCAGGACAACACGAACAGCTCTGTGCAAACCATTGGTCATAACACGGCGTCCAACGTGTCTGGGCCGCAGATTATTTCATCGTGGGCAGCGGAATATTCAGCTGCCGCAACGTTCTTGTAGTCATACGTGTTCTCAGGTGCCAAGACCTACTTGGAAAGAGATTGACTATGAAGCGTTTTCACGTGTTGTCCACCACTATCGGAGCCGGTGCGCTGGTCTCCCTCGGCGTCTTCGCCGCGGTAGCGGGAAATCAGCAGACCCCCGATTCGTTCATCAGCTCGGAGATGTCGACCGGGGTCACGGTCACCCAGTCACCGGATCAGCCCAAGGGTCAGCTTCCCGCCGCGACCCCCGCGATCAAGGGGCCGGCGCCGTTGCCGACCGAAGAGCAGGGCCTGCCCGGCTGAGGTCCGGCCTCAGTTCAGCCGGATCGACTTGATCGTCACCGGCCTGGCCGGTTTGCCATCGTCAGATCCGCCGGCGATGCCGGTGGCGGCGATGTCCTCGATGACCCCGAAGCCGGTCTTGTCGACCTGGCCGAACGCCGTGTACGTGGGCGGCAGCATCGAGTCGCGGTAGACGATGAAGAACTGACTGCCGTTGGTGTCCGGCCCGGCGTTGGCCATGGCCAGGGTGCCGCGCGGATACTTCACCGCCTGCCGCAGCGCCTGATCGAACGGTCGGAACTGGTTCGTCGGGTACTCGTTGGCGAACCGGTACCCGGGTCCGCCCGTGCCCTGGCCGGTCGGGTCGCCGCATTGCAGCACCGACAGTGACGGCATGTCGGTAAGCCGGTGACACGGCGTGTTGTCGAAGTAGTTCTGCCGCACCAGGCTTTCAAAGCTGTTCACCGTGCATGGCGCTTTGGCGTTGTCGAGGTGGACGACGATCGGGCCGGCGTTGGTGACCACCGTGGCGTCCACCGTGGCCGGGGTGGTGGCCACCTTGCCTGGGACCGGCGGCTTGACCGGCTTGTCCGCCGGGGTCGCGGTGGCCGGGTACTGACAGTTCGCGCCGAGCGTGGCCGGGGGATTGAACGGCGGGAGTTGTCCGCTGCCGCCGGGGAGGGTGCGCGGGATGCCAGCCCCGCCGGTCTTTTCCAGCTCTCGGCCCATCCATGAGAAGAACGCCACGCCGGCGACGATCACGACGATGCTCAAGACGGTCACCACGTAGCTGATCACCAACCCGGCGATCGCCAGACCCCGCCCGTCTTCACCGGACTTCTTGATCTGCGACAGCGAGACGTGCCCGAAGATGATGCCCAGCGGCGCGAACACGAACGCGCAGATCAGCGATGCGATCGCCATCCCGTTGGTCGGCTGGGGCGCCGGATAGGGATACGGACCGGGCCCGTACGGCGAACCATGCGGCGGCGGATATGGCGGGTAGTACGGCGGAGGTTGGCTCATGGGGTCCTCTCGCAGGCTCGGGTCCCGCATATCCGCGGTCGATTCGCTCCGCGAGCGTCGCTCATCGCCGGCTAGTCCAGCAGGATCGACTTGATTCGCACGTCGGTTGCCGGCTTGCCGTCCTGGCCGCCGCCGGCCACCCCGGCCGCCGCGATCTTGTCCAGCGTCGCCAGGCCGGTCGCGTCGACGGTACCGAACGCGGTGTAGTTGGGCGGCAACTGTGAATCCTTGTAGACCAGGAAGAACTGGCTCCCGTTGGTGCCCGGGCCGGCATTGGCCATGGCCAGCGTGCCGCGCGGATAGGTCACCGGCTGCTGCAGGGCAGGGTCATTGGCGGGGTACTGGTCGGTGGGATATTCGTTGGCGAACTGGTAGCCGGGGCCACCGGTGCCGCTGCCGGTCGGGTCGCCGCACTGCAGCACCGACAGCGACGGCGAGGTGGTCAGCCGGTGGCAGGGGGTGTCGTTGAAGTACCCCTTCTGCGCCAGGCTGGCGAAGCTGTTGACCGTGCACGGAGTCTTCGCGTTGTCGAGCACCAGGCCCAGGTTGCCCTGGTTGGTGCTCATGCTGGCGGTCACGGTCGGCGGGTCGGTGGGCACCTTGCCGCTGTGGGGTGCGTCGACCTTCTTGGCAGCCGGCTCGGGTGAGGCCGGGTACTGGCAGTTGGCGCCCAGGTTCGCGGCGGCCTTGAACGGCGGTAGACCGCCGGTGGCCGGGGGACTCGTCGACGGACCGCCGGCCTCGACGGGGGCGGTGCTGGTGGCACCCGAGGCGGTCTTGGTGTCCTTGCTGTCCTTGTTGGTCAGCACGAAGGTGACGATCAGGGCCGCGGCCACGGCGATTGCGACCACACCGCCGATCACGACAAACAACCGCTGGCGCTTCTCCTGTTGAGCGCGGCGCTCCAGCTGCCGCTCGAGCTTGCGCTTGGCCGTCGCACGTCGCTGTTCGTTGGTGGGCACCGTGATGATCCTCCGTTGAGATCGGGTGAGTCGGCACCGAGTGTGCCAGTTGATGCTGAAGCCAGGGGGCACGACCCTCGCCAACAGGGGATGGGAAACTGGACAACGTGTTACTCACCGGGTTCCCGGCGGGCATGTTGGCATGCAATTGCTACGTGCTGGCCCCACGCGCCGGGGCCGACGCGATCGTCGTCGACCCGGGACAGCGCGCTTTCGGCACCCTGCGCCGGGTACTCGACGAGAACCGGCTCACCCCGGCCGCGGTCCTGCTAACCCATGGGCACATCGACCACATCTGGTCGGCGCAGAAGGTGGGTGACACGTTCGGCTGCCCGGTCTACATCCATCCGCAGGACCGCTTCATGCTCTCCGACCCGATCCGCGGGTTCGGGCCGCGCCTTGGCCAGATCGCGCTGGGAGCGCTGTTCCGTGAGCCCCGACAGGTCGTCGAACTGGACCGCGACGGGGACAAGATCGAACTCGGCGGCATCACCGTGACCGTCGACCACACGCCCGGTCACACCAAGGGCTCGGTGGTCTTCCGGGTGGGCCGTGCCGGTTCTCAGGACCCGATCGCCTTCACCGGTGACACCCTGTTCAAACAGAGCGTCGGCCGTACGGACCTGCCCGGCGGCAGCGGGAGGGATCTGCTGAGCTCGATCGTCGACAAATTGCTGGTGCTCGACGACGACACCCTGGTATTACCGGGGCACGGTGAATCCACCACCATCGGTCTCGAACGCCGTACCAACCCATTTCTCGAAGGTTTGACGTGAGCGAATTCCAGGCGCCCAAGGGTGTCCCTGACTACCTGCCGCCCGAGTCCGCCGAGTTCGTCGCGGTCCGGGACGGTCTCTTGCGGGCCGCCCGGCTGGCCGGCTACGGCGACGTCGAGCTGCCGATCTTCGAGGACACGGCGCTGTTCGCCCGCGGAGTGGGCGAATCCACCGACGTGGTGTCCAAGGAGATGTACACCTTCGCCGACCGCGGCGAGCGGTCGGTGACGCTGCGCCCCGAGGGCACGGCGGGGGTGATGCGCGCGGTCATCGAGCACGGTCTGGACCGCGGAGCCCTGCCGGTCAAGCTCTGTTATGCGGGCCCGTTCTTCCGCTATGAACGTCCGCAGGCCGGTCGGTACCGGCAGCTGCAGCAG contains the following coding sequences:
- a CDS encoding MBL fold metallo-hydrolase; translated protein: MLLTGFPAGMLACNCYVLAPRAGADAIVVDPGQRAFGTLRRVLDENRLTPAAVLLTHGHIDHIWSAQKVGDTFGCPVYIHPQDRFMLSDPIRGFGPRLGQIALGALFREPRQVVELDRDGDKIELGGITVTVDHTPGHTKGSVVFRVGRAGSQDPIAFTGDTLFKQSVGRTDLPGGSGRDLLSSIVDKLLVLDDDTLVLPGHGESTTIGLERRTNPFLEGLT
- a CDS encoding peptidylprolyl isomerase, whose amino-acid sequence is MPTNEQRRATAKRKLERQLERRAQQEKRQRLFVVIGGVVAIAVAAALIVTFVLTNKDSKDTKTASGATSTAPVEAGGPSTSPPATGGLPPFKAAANLGANCQYPASPEPAAKKVDAPHSGKVPTDPPTVTASMSTNQGNLGLVLDNAKTPCTVNSFASLAQKGYFNDTPCHRLTTSPSLSVLQCGDPTGSGTGGPGYQFANEYPTDQYPANDPALQQPVTYPRGTLAMANAGPGTNGSQFFLVYKDSQLPPNYTAFGTVDATGLATLDKIAAAGVAGGGQDGKPATDVRIKSILLD
- a CDS encoding peptidylprolyl isomerase, producing MSQPPPYYPPYPPPHGSPYGPGPYPYPAPQPTNGMAIASLICAFVFAPLGIIFGHVSLSQIKKSGEDGRGLAIAGLVISYVVTVLSIVVIVAGVAFFSWMGRELEKTGGAGIPRTLPGGSGQLPPFNPPATLGANCQYPATATPADKPVKPPVPGKVATTPATVDATVVTNAGPIVVHLDNAKAPCTVNSFESLVRQNYFDNTPCHRLTDMPSLSVLQCGDPTGQGTGGPGYRFANEYPTNQFRPFDQALRQAVKYPRGTLAMANAGPDTNGSQFFIVYRDSMLPPTYTAFGQVDKTGFGVIEDIAATGIAGGSDDGKPARPVTIKSIRLN